In a genomic window of Rhododendron vialii isolate Sample 1 chromosome 12a, ASM3025357v1:
- the LOC131311291 gene encoding REF/SRPP-like protein At1g67360: protein MDSTEVEIKKSDGQLKRLGFVRMIAINALICVSNLYEYAKQSSGPLKSTVETVESTVTTVVGPVYLKFKGVPVDLLVFLDEKVDEVANKFDEHAPPSAKQAVIKAQSMVHKASEVAQSFIREAQVGGPSAAFHYAGSLYMHLFLCAMARLWYVTNQITALHVLAQMAVPTVNQLLEKYNVAIVDLAAKGYTLFSHFPQIPIDEIAKAYKQVEAERGPACAPCAAEKGSRMD, encoded by the exons ATGGATTCGACCGAG GTCGAGATCAAGAAAAGCGATGGACAATTGAAGCGCCTAGGGTTTGTAAGGATGATAGCGATCAACGCTCTGATATGCGTGTCGAATCTGTACGAATATGCGAAGCAGAGCTCTGGTCCCTTGAAATCCACAGTCGAAACCGTGGAGAGTACTGTAACCACAGTCGTTGGGCCTGTTTACTTGAAATTCAAGGGCGTGCCTGTTGATCTCCTTGTTTTCCTTGACGAAAAG GTCGATGAAGTCGCAAACAAGTTCGATGAGCATGCTCCGCCTTCTGCCAAGCAGGCCGTGATCAAAGCCCAGTCTATGGTCCACAAAGCATCGGAGGTAGCACAATCATTCATACGCGAGGCCCAAGTCGGTGGCCCATCAGCTGCCTTTCATTATGCAGGCAGCTTGTACATGCATTTGTTCTTGTGCGCGATGGCGAGGTTATGGTACGTGACCAACCAGATTACAGCTCTCCACGTGCTGGCGCAGATGGCTGTACCCACCGTTAATCAATTGCTGGAGAAATACAACGTCGCAATAGTCGATTTGGCCGCCAAGGGTTACACTCTCTTCAGCCATTTCCCTCAAATTCCAATAGATGAGATTGCCAAGGCGTATAAGCAAGTTGAAGCAGAGAGAGGTCCTGCTTGTGCTCCTTGTGCAGCTGAAAAGGGATCCCGAATGGACTAG
- the LOC131311292 gene encoding meiosis-specific protein ASY1 yields MVVAQRVKESEITEQDSLLLTRNLLRIAIFNISYIRGLFPEKYFNDKSVPALEIKIKKLMPMDAESRRLIDWMEKGVYDALQKKYLKTLLFSVCEAVEGPMIEEYAFSFSYSSSDSQEVSMNIKRNGDKKQGGTFKYNSKTEVTPNQMRSSACKMVRTLIQLMRTLDRMPEERTILMKLLYYDDVTPVDYEPPFFRGCTEQEAYNPWNKNPLKMEVGNVNSKHFVLALKVKSVLDPCEDENDDIQDDEVSLGADSVQRDEYSESDSEVSHSQGDRYVVAPIDKQQADEMVEEDDTQDPEEDEQQVGRVKDWINCYHLDTVELTHVLSNFPDISLVLIEEIIDKLVKEGTLSKAGTDCYTIMKQKNLDYEFDAVKEEMDGQVVSNGKNAQQDAGEDHMYMKALYHALPMNYVTTAKLQNKLDGKINQATVRKLIDKMTREGFLDAKSNGRLGKRVIHSDLTEKKLKEVKKTLDIDSMDVDFIESQMSKGIGFQKMGINHRDMSTCGALHSIGSDLTRTRGRSKAHQNGSIRSEQTVTRGHGNTPTSRAEPVASRESFAAGNENGRTNGNGNQFDEFDAVICSRSSQDKRSRKASTVKEPIFQHQKRQRSLGI; encoded by the exons atg GTTGTTGCTCAGAGAGTGAAGGAATCGGAGATCACCGAGCAGGACTCGCTTCTTCTG ACGAGGAACCTGCTACGCATAGCAATTTTCAATATTAGTTACATTAGAGGCCTTTTTCCTGAGAAGTATTTCAATGACAAGTCTGTTCCCGCCTTGG AAATAAAGATCAAGAAGCTTATGCCAATGGATGCGGAGTCACGGAGACTGATTGATTGGATGGAGAAAG GTGTTTACGATGCACTGCAGAAGAAATACCTCAAAACACTGCTGTTCTCTGTTTGCGAAGCAGTAGAAGGTCCAATGATTGAGGAATATGCAT TTTCTTTCAGTTACTCGAGTTCTGATAGCCAAGAGGTTTCAATGAATATCAAACGCAACGGAGACAAGAAGCAGGGAGGAACATTCAAGTATAACTCCAAAACAGAAGTCACTCCTAATCAGATGAG GAGTTCTGCTTGCAAAATGGTCCGCACACTTATTCAATTGATGAGAACACTGGATAGAATGCCAGAAGAG CGCACTATTTTGATGAAACTCCTATATTACGATGATGTCACG CCTGTCGATTACGAGCCTCCATTCTTCAGAGGCTGCACTGAACAAGAGGCTTATAATCCATGGAATAAAAATCCTCTGAAAATGGAGGTTGGGAATGTTAACAGCAAGCATTTTGTATTGGCTCTCAAG GTTAAGAGCGTGCTTGATCCTTGTGAGGATGAAAATGATGACATTCAAGATGATGAGGTGAGCTTGGGAGCTGATTCTGTACAAAGGGACGAGTACTCGGAATCTGACAGTGAG GTTAGTCACTCGCAAGGTGACAGATACGTGGTTGCACCAATAG ATAAGCAGCAGGCTGATGAAATGGTTGAGGAAG ATGATACTCAAGATCCAGAGGAAGATGAACAACAAGTAGGGCGGGTAAAAGACTGGATCAACTGTTATCACCTTGACACTGTTGAGCTCACTCATGTTCTCTCAAATTTCCCTGACATCTCACTG GTACTAATAGAAG AGATTATTGACAAGCTAGTCAAGGAAGGTACATTGTCTAAAGCTGGAACAGACTGTTACACCATTATGAAGCAAAAG AACCTTGACTATGAATTTGATGCTGTAAAAGAAGAAATGGATGGCCAAGTTGTCTCAAATGGCAAGAATGCTCAGCAGGATGCGGGTGAAGATCACATGTACATGAAG GCTTTGTATCATGCTCTTCCAATGAACTATGTGACAACTGCAAAGCTTCAGAACAAGCTGGATGGAAAAATCAACCAGGCTACTGTCCGCAAGCTGATTGACAAAATGACTCGCGAAGGGTTTCTAGATGCCAAAAGCAATGGGAGGCTAG GCAAACGTGTGATCCATTCCGATCTAACTGAGAAAAAGCTAAAGGAAGTCAAGAAAACTTTGGACATTGATTCCATG GATGTGGATTTTATCGAATCACAGATGTCCAAAGGCATTGGATTTCAGAAAATGG GGATCAACCACAGGGACATGTCCACCTGCGGTGCTCTTCACTCCATTGGATCAGATCTCACACGCACAAGAGGTAGATCTAAAGCACATCAAAATGGTTCTATCAGAAGTGAGCAGACTGTGACAAGGGGCCACGGAAACACTCCCACAAGCAGGGCTGAG CCAGTAGCTTCAAGAGAGAGTTTTGCAGCGGGGAATGAGAATGGCAGAACAAATGGAAATGGCAATCAGTTTGATGAGTTTGATGCTGTTATCTGCAGTAGGTCCAGCCAGGACAAGCGGTCCAGGAAAGCAAGCACG GTTAAAGAGCCAATCTTTCAGCACCAGAAGCGCCAGAGGTCTCTAGGTATCTGA
- the LOC131311293 gene encoding uncharacterized protein LOC131311293: MQTKKKVGVRSSVRDPVSPKASRHQKKVPDNVQIAEKKVTEIITSSARKQKYGGPHAKNRQEHVPATNLNTRYEMAEDDASNTCLGYNGSDCVSLECKGRDDGSAHRILETIFSSPTFHSSRSVGGEIANGVDFIKFFGSGDEKFQDFGKDDSQMDMLKGNHMHDSSEHTMTLMNVTCPDLAGNLSPEVSAIYLSMKNSKLECVDERDEDHMSTDACIEDDECEEFDDFDPYFFMKNLPDLSSVVPTFRRMLLPKQTRSCPPTTLVLDLDETLVHSTLEPCDDADFTFPVNFNLQEHTIYVRCRPYLNDFLERVAGLFEIIIFTASQSIYAEQLLNVLDPKRRIFRHRVYRESCVFVEGNYLKDLSVLGRDLARVIIVDNSPQAFGFQVDNGIPIDSWFDDRLDQELLLLLPFLESLIGVEDVRPVISKRYNLRDKIAAAICPSISNAGDPFER, encoded by the exons ATGCAAACCAAGAAAAAAGTTGGTGTAAGAAGCTCTGTCCGGGATCCTGTTAGTCCAAAGGCTTCAAGACATCAGAAGAAGGTGCCTGACAATGTCCAAATTGCAGAGAAGAAAGTCACAGAGATAATCACATCATCTGCTAGAAAGCAAAAATATG GTGGCCCTCATGCAAAGAATAGGCAGGAGCATGTTCCTGCCACAAACTTGAATACTAGATATGAAATGGCAGAGGATGATGCTTCTAACACCTGTTTGGGGTACAATGGATCTGATTGTGTTTCCTTGGAATGTAAG GGCCGTGATGATGGATCTGCTCATCGAATTTTAGAAACCATATTTTCTTCTCCTACATTTCACAGTTCTAGAAGTGTTGGAGGGGAAATTGCCAATGGAG TggattttatcaaattttttggGAGTGGGGATGAGAAATTTCAGGATTTTGGAAAAGATGACTCACAGATGGATATGCTGAAGGGCAACCATATGCATGATTCTAGCGAGCACACAATGACATTGATGAATGTGACATGCCCTG ATTTAGCTGGCAACCTGTCACCTGAAGTTTCAGCTATATATCTTTCTATGAAAAACTCAAAGTTGGAATGCGTTGATGAGCGAGATGAAGATCACATGTCAACGGATGCTTGCATAGAGGATGATGAATGTGAAGAATTTGATGACTTTGACCCGTATTTTTTCATGAAGAATTTGCCAGATCTGTCATCAGTGGTCCCTACTTTTCGACGTATGCTGCTACCAAAGCAGACAAGGAGTTGTCCTCCCACTACTCTTGTTTTGGACTTGGACG AGACATTGGTGCACTCTACACTAGAACCTTGTGATGATGCAGATTTCACCTTTCCTGTGAATTTTAACCTCCAAGAGCATACAATCTATGTCCGATGTCGTCCTTATCTAAATGATTTTTTGGAGAGGGTAGCTGGCCTTTTCGAAATTATTATATTTACTGCTAGTCAAAGCATTTATGCGGAGCAGCTTCTTAACGTACTGGATCCGAAAAGGAGGATATTCCGCCATCGTGTTTATCGTGAGTCATGTGTTTTTGTGGAGGGAAATTACCTGAAAGATCTATCAGTTCTTGGCCGCGATCTGGCACGTGTCATTATAGTCGACAACTCTCCACAG GCATTTGGGTTCCAAGTGGACAATGGAATACCAATTGACAGTTGGTTTGACGATCGTTTGGATCAAGAGTTGCTTTTGTTACTCCCCTTTTTGGAGAGTTTAATTGGTGTTGAAGATGTTCGGCCGGTGATTTCTAAGAGGTACAACTTAAGAGATAAAATAGCTGCAGCTATTTGTCCTTCAATCTCCAACGCTGGAGATCCTTTCGAAAGATGA